Genomic DNA from Niallia circulans:
TAATTCTTCATAGCCGTCATTTCCTGTCGCCGCAACGATTGTGACATTATGCTTGTACGCATATTGCAGCATATATTCCAATGTTCTGCTGTATGTGCCGCCAAGACTTAAGTTGATAACCTTTGCGCCTTTATCAACAGCATATTTAATTCCTTTGGCAATTTGTTCTGTGTCCCCATAGCCGCTTGCGTCAAGAACCTTGACAGGAAGGATCTTCGCATTAGAATGAATGCCGGAAATAGAGTAGCCGTTATCCATGCCTGCTGCGATAATGCCGCTCACATGTGTTCCATGCCCATTATCATCTAACGCATTATTATTGTTGCCAATATAGTTATAGCCTTCAGTTGCCAAAACATTGTTAAGGTCAGCAAGTGTGCTGTCAACACCAGTATCAACAACAGCGATAACTGTTTCACTTGGTTTTGCTGCATGAAGCAGGGAGTGAAGTGGTCCGAATTGGATATCTGCACCGCTCGTACCTTGTGTTTGGCCAGTGTTGGAAAGTGACCATTGGTATGGACTAGAAACATCGCTTGTTGTTCCTAATGCTTTATATGTTTGTATTTGTTCCACATATTCAACCGCCGATGATTTTTTCACAGAGTTGACGATGCTGTTTTTTGCCTGTGCAGAATAGCCATTTGCTTTGACCTCACTGCCGAGATCGATTACATATAAATCGTCTGCGATTTTATCAGAGGTGTTTAAGTTTTCGATTGTTTCACTTTGTGTGGATTGTGCGCTTCTTTTAAAGGTAGACAGGCTTTTGCCTGCTTTCAGCTTAACGATATACTTGTTGGAAGTGTTCTTGTTGGAAATAGCGGTTGTGGAAGCTCCCAATTTAGAAAACACACTTGATAGTGTTTTATCCTCTAAATTGCTGATTTTGATTTTTGATTCTGTCTTTTTCAGTTGCTCCTTCAAAGCATCTGGAGCTGCATCATACGTATATTTGTAGAGACTGTTAATTGCCTTCACATCTGCGCTTGTGAAAGTATACGTCGAGCTTGTGCCGTTTTTAAGTAATTCCGTATAAATTGGTTTCAGCTGGCGCAAATTCTTTAAAACGTCACTGCGAAGCTGGTCGTCAAAGATAATTTTCGCGCTTAAGAAAGGTGCGACCTTGTAATATAAGGATGATAGCTTTTTGCCTTCCTCTGTTTGAGACAAAATCGAATCTCTGATTTCACGAAGGTCCTTTAAGATAGCTAAACCATCCTTTTGCTCGCTTGTGCTTAGCTCAACAGGACATTCCTCTGCTGATTCGATATCTGTTGATGGCGCAAGAGTTGTTCCTTTTGCCTTTAGTGTAAAGGAAGTATCCACTTCAACAGGCTCTACTTCCTCACCCTCTGGCAATTCCTCTTGTCCTAGCTCTTCCTCACCCTCTGGCAATTCCTCTTGTCCTAGCTCTTCCTCTTCATAATAAGGATAATACTCAACCTTCACATAATAAGAGCCGACCCATGCTAATGGAAAGTGAATAACAGCTGGCGATTCTGTATAGCTGTAGCTTCGATATTGATCAAATGTGTCATCTGCATTAGCCTTATCAAGGCTTGAGTAAACAGAAACATTCATTTCCTCTGTAGAATTTAACGTAAATTCATAATGTGTAAAGTTCTTCGTGTCTTCAGCAGAAGGAGTAAACGTAAACCATTTAACATTCTCTCCATCTGCAAAGCTTTCCTCGATTGTCGTGCCACCTGTAAGCGTTTCCCCCGCGTCAGCTGTTTCTGCGGCCGCTGCCGGAAGCGCTGTCCAAGTGCTGACAACTAAAACAAATGCTAGTAAAAAAGTAAAGATAGAACCAAGCTTGCGTTTGCTGTTTCCCATTTCGTACCCCCTAGAAATTTTAATAGATTACTAATCTATTAAAGCACTTTTTTTGGAAAAAAGTTATTAATATCTAGTAAAAATGGAAAAATTATTCATTTGTTCCTAGTTGTGATAAAAGTTCGTAGGTATAAAGCCTATGGAGGGGAAAAGTATCAGGGAAATAGACCTTAGTATCGAAGCAAAGCAGGCTAATAGACAGAGTATGGTCAACCAGAAATGGTAAAATAACATCATTGGTAAAAAAGGGTGGCTGCAGCCAATCCGCATCCTTTTGCTGGAAGAGGTAAACAACTCTTCATGTTTCCATTTTTCAGCGCAAAGGTAATGCCGCAAGCAGAGAATTTTTTCTCACAAGCCTTCCTAAAATTGAGAATTTCTTCTATATATAGGTAAAAGGGGAGTGATAAATATGGCAAGAGGGTTTGATTGTGCGACAAAGCTAAATATAACAACAGCAAGTGCTTTAAAGAAAGCAGGGTTTGCTTATACAGCCCGCTATCTTGGAAACAGCTGGAAGACCTTTGATGCTGCCGAGGCAAGGGCGATAAGGAACGCTGGCTTAAAGCTAGTCAGTATTTTTCAAAAAAGCGCCAACAGGTCATCCTATTTTACAGAGGAGCAAGGAAGACAGGACGGAAGGGATGCAGTGAAAGCAGCACAAAATGTCGGCCAGCCAGCAGGAACAGCCATTTATTTCGCAGTTGACTTCGATGCAGGCAAAAGCGCAATCCCACATATTCTTGCGTATTTCAACGGTGTGCGTAAAACCTTTCATACGTATAAGCTAGGAATCTACGGCTCATATACAGTTATGCTTGCGGTCAAGGGACTGGCCGATTATTATTGGCAGACATATGCATGGTCATATGGGAAGGTTGCTGATTTCATCCATATGCACCAGTATGAAAACAATATTAAAGTCGCAGGGGTCCTTATTGACAGAAATGATATCCGCAAAAATCCAGGCGATTGGGGCTGGACAATCAAGGAATCTGAAGTGCCAATCTTTGAGGTGAAAACCGAGACAGGAGCCTATATGACAGCCGCAGATGCAAAGCAAGGCAAAAATAAAAAAGGCATTATAAAGAAGGGAAGCTACTTCCTCTTTAATCAATCAGCAGGAATGGTAAATGTGACAAAACAAAAGGGTGTACCAGGCTCGTGGATTAATCCTGAGGCAAGTGAGGGAGCAAAATACCATATCGTCATAAAAGGCGAAAGCCTCACTAAAATTGCGCAAAAATACGGCACAAGCCTCAAAGCCCTCCAAAAGCTTAATCCACAAATCAAAAATATCCATCTAATCTATCCAAACCAAAAGATCCAGGTCAAATAGACATGCTGCCCCTTAATAACGAGGGGTATTTTTTTATGAAAGTTTTTCCAAATAAGGCTAACAGCAATACATTTACAGCCAATATTTAGTATGATAGAAGTAAGAAAACCAAAAGGGAGGCGAGTGGGGATGGAGAAGAACAAGGAAGAGCTTGAGGTGAAGCTGGAGGACGCGGGAAAGCATTTTTCCGAGGAAAAGTTTTGGGGTAAGCTTACGAAGTTCGCGAAAAAGGCAGGTGCCTCTGTCGTGTATGCCGTCCTGCTTTTGTATTTCACGTTAAAGAAGCCAGATGTGCCAGTAAGGGCAAAAACAACCATTATTGGAGCATTAGGTTATTTCATTCTTCCCGTTGATTTAATTCCAGATATGGCAGTCGGCATCGGCTTTACAGATGATCTCGGAGCATTAGGAATTGCATTGATCCAAGTAGCCATGTATATAGATGAAGATACGAAACAAAAGGCAAAACAGAAATTAGCAAATTGGTTTGGAGATAATGTGAGTACGCAAGAGATTGATGCGAAAATCGGCGGCTAACTTTTTTATAGGTGAAATGGAAGCTAGGAAAATCCTCCAATAGTAAATTATGGGTATTTAGACTGGTGTAAAATAAATCTTTTGGCATATGAAAACCGCTTTTTTCTTTTTTACAATAAAAGGATATTAGGTAATCTATCGGATAATGATGGATTAATTGTTCGAATCCTTGTGAAAAAGAAAGGAGATACTGTGAAAATATTAGATGCTTCAAGTTTACAAGACGCAATGGAACAGAGGGCGAAGCATTATGATAAGCTTCGCGACCAATTTACATCATTAAAGAGGGCCTTTCAGGAAATGATTGATTTAGACGACTTTGAAGGCAAAGGAGCAGAAGCAATCAAAGGCTTCTATCAAGGCCAAATCGAAGTCGTCGAGGCCTGGCAGCGTTTATTTGACAGACAAATTGCCTTTTTTGAAGGCGTCAGCGGCAAGCTGGAGGACAAGGATTTAGGCAGCAACTCAAGAGTTGAAACTGCCTTTCTTGAAGAGGATCTCGCTCAAAAGGAACGACAGGCAGACGAGATGATAACAGAGCAAAGACGAGCTCTGGAGAATATCTTTCGTGATATTGACGATCTAGTCCCATTACATCCCTTCTCCCGCAGTCAATTCGACGACTTAATGATGGATGCCAGCAAAAAGCGAACAAAAACAATCGATGCAGTAGAAGAAGCCGATCAGGAGCTGAAGGACGAGTATATGTCTTCAGAGGGAGAGGAAGCCTATGCCATTCAGCTGTTTAGCGCCTTACTTGGCGCAACAAAGCAAGGCAGCAGCATTTCACCAATCCAGTTTGACGCAGAAGCCTATCATCAAAGCGATATCTACAAGCTGAAGGGAGAGGCAGAAGAAGCCACCATCAGCTACCTTACATACAAGCAGCAAGAACAAGAAGCAAGAGAAATCGCCGAACGCCCTGCAGTCGAAAAGGTGTGGGATGGAGTAAAAACCTTTGTCGGGGAATTCACCGGCTACTATGACTACAAGCGAGCGGTTGAAGGAGTCGACCCCGTCACAGGCGAAAAGATGTCAACCGCACAGCGCATCGCAGCAGGAGGCATGGCATTAGCCGGCTTCATCCCAATCGTCGGCTGGGCAGGCAGAGCCGTCAAAGGCGGCAAAGGCATCTATTCAGCCGCAAAAGGAATCAACGCAGCCGAAAATGCAATGAGCACCTACAAAAGCGTGCAAGCCTTCAGCACCCTAGAAAAAACCGAAATGGGCATCTACGGCCTCCTATCCGCCAACGGTCTATCCGAATACACAACAGGCAAAGACATGTTCGGCAACGAACTCACAGCCGAACAACGCCAAGCAAGCCTAACCCAAAGCATCTTCGCCGGCCTTCCATTTGTCCCAGGCATGGCTAAAGAAGCAGGCAAACTCGGCCAACAAGCACTGAACTCAACCGTACAGATTGGCAAGCAAGGAGCAGATGTTTCAAGAGCATTTATGGATGATCTTGGACGGAGCCTTAATACTGGTCCTAATGTGGCGTTTGCTGGTGGGGGTGGTGATGTGGGGTCTTACTTGAAGGCTGAGAGTAGGGCTGATGGTGTTGGGAAGGTTAGTGGGGATAAAGAAAGTTATTTGAGTATGTTGAGTGGTGGTAGTGGGGATGTTGTTAAGGGTACGGGTAAAGTATATCCAACTAGACAAATAGATTCAGTAACAGAAGCACATATAATTGATAGATTGAAGGAACTAAGAGGGAATTTATCGAGTAAATATAAGAAGTCTGGTAATTTTGCTCTTGCAGAGGTGGATGTTAATAGTTTAAATAAAAAGGAGTTTTATGCTTCGAGTAAAATAGATGAATTTAAAGGGGATTTAGAAGAAAAAGTTCCTGAAATTTCATTAAAACCAAATGAGCCAATTTTTGAGGCATCTCTAGCACCTGGTAAAGATGGAAAACCTTTTATGCGAGATTCTGACACTGAGTATAAGATTTTGAATGATATTGCTTTAAAACTGGGTGATGATGTAAATGCTACTGGTAAAATTAAGTTATTCACAGAACTAGATACGTGTGACAGTTGTAGCAAAGTAATAGCTGAATTTGCTAATAAATATAAGAATATTGAATTGGAAGTTATTCACAATAACGGTGAAAGACTTAAACCATAAAAGAGGAGTGATATCTTGGAAGACTGGGAATATAATGAAATATTTGAGGCTATTAATGAAGACTACAATGATTATTTAAAATTAAATAGAGGACATGAATATGCAATAGCAAGAACTGTTAATGATTATATAAATCTAGGAAAGATAGAAGACTTTATTGTTGATACTGCTATAGGTGAAATATTGTTATCCAAAAATAAGGTCTTTATTGGATATGTTGAAGGGATAACAAAGAGATTAAGTATGTTTAAAGAATTAGATGCTACAAGTGAACTGACACATGAAGAAAATGCAGACTTGACTAATAGAATAGAGAAAGTACTAGATGGTCTTAGCAAGGTTGAGATAGATTATAACCCTTATTCCGAGTAGTAATTTGCGAAGTTGTGATGATTAAAAATTGTAAAAGTGTTGATACAGTAAGAGTTAAAGAAATATGGCTGCGATATTAAAAGCATGGAACAGCCATTTTAAAGTATCCATAAGAAAGACACCAACGATTTTTTGATCAATGGTATTAAATGGAGACAGAAGGGCTAATGCTTTGAAAGAAACACCACCAAGAAAGGTTTCTGTAAGAATCGAAAATATTTATCTAGAAACGTCGTAGAGACCAAGCTCATTTGAGATAATGTATGAAAAAATAGGGAAAAGAAATGTTTGAAAAAATTATAAACGTAAGTAGGGAGGTTGAAATGGTTGGAACAAAGATTGAATGATTTATATAGAAAGATAGCTGAAACCGTTAATGAAATGATACCAGAACAGTGGGAGAGATTTTACTATTATGCTCAAATTTCAGAAGATGGTGGGGGTACTTACTTCTTTTATCAGCCTTCAACCAATCCAAGATTGAATGTATATAGCCTTGAAATTCCTTTTAAATATCAAGTAGACGAAAAATCATTCAAATTAAATAAAAGAAAGCTATTTTCTTTATCGGAAGAAATGAGAGAAGTTTTTAAAAACGAGGAGCAAGAACTTTGGTACTCTTTTACTCTAAAATTAGAGAGTACAGGCCAATTAAATGTGCATTTTGACTATACAGATTGGTTTGATACAGAATATAGTTTCAGTGACCAAATGATTATTTGGAAAAATAAATACTTAGGTGAAGTACCAGACAATGAAAATAATAAAGCTATAATTGATAAGTATTATTTTGAATTTCCAAATGACCCTATTTAATATAAAGCTATAAAGGTCAACCAGAAAGCACTTGATTGTATTAAGGATCAAGTGTTTTTTTTGTTTGCAGTGTCAAACTAGATGAAGGAGTCAAATTCCCTACAGCCTCCTATCTGCCGACGACCTATCCGAAAACAACGCCAAGCAAGCCTAACCCAAAGCATCTTCGCCGGCCTTCCATTTGTCCCAGGCATGGCAAAAGAAGCAGGCAAACTCGGCCAACAAGCCCTGAACTCAACCGTACAGATCGGCAAGCAAGGAGCGGACGTTTCAAGAGCGTTTATGGATGATCTTGGACGGAGCCTTAATACTGGTCCTAATGTGGCCTTTGCGGGTGGGGTTGGTGATGTGAATTCCTACTTGAAGGCTGAGAGTAGGGCTGATGGTGTTGGGATGGTTAGTGGGGATAAAGAAAGTTATTTGAGTATGTTGAGTGGTGGTAGTGGGGATGTTGTTAAGGGTACGGGTAAAACTGTAAGTGATTATTTTGATGATATAATTGTGAACGGTAAAGTAGATGCCAATAAGATGAATAAGCTTAAAAATGCTATACAGAATAATACTTTTAGTGTAGATGAGCTGACTGAGATTAGAAAAAGGATGTCTGAATTAGGCATTACTAAAGAATATGATGAAGCATTAATTAAAATGGATTTTGGTAAGTATCTCAGAGGACTAATAGGTGACCCACCTTCTGCTATGATAAATCCTCATGCACATCATATTTTATTTAAAAAAGGTCTTGGTCAGAAGCAACAAGAACTGGTTCGAGAAGGTCAGGAAATATTAAGAAGGTATGGAATAGATCCAATTATTGGGGAGGAAAACCTTGTTTGGGCACCAAATGCCGTAGTAGGACAACATAGTCTTGATGCTTTAGAGGAAGTAGTGAATCGGTTAAGGGCTGTTGAATCTGAGGGTGGTGACCTTGACGATATTGTTGAAACTCTTGAAGAATTAGGTGTATTAGCTAGTAGAAGATAATAGAATTAAAGGAGGATATGTTTTGGAACAAAAAAGTATAAACAAAGCAATAAGGAATGCAATTAAAATGGGTGATATCAATGAAGTAAAACAATTAATAGGTGATGATAATGAAATTTTAAATGCCATGACTTCATTTGGTACGTGGTTACATGTAGCTGCCAAGAGAGGACACCTTGAAATAGTTGAGTATCTAATTAGTAAAGGTATAGATATTGATGCTAAAGGTGGTACCTTTGATGCTTCTGCATTAAATTTGGCAGCAGGAGAGGGGCATATGGAGATAGTAAAGTATTTAATTGAGAATGGTGCAGAATTAGATGTAAGCTTAGCAAAAAGAAATCCGTTATTTGGAGCAATTTATGGCGGGCATAAAGAAGTAGCTGAGTTTCTAGTTGAAAAAGGAATAGATATTTCAATTAGATATACTGGAGAGAATATTAAGAATATGGATGCATATGAATACGCTAGACAATTTGGGCAAACAGAAATCGCTGAATATTTAAAGCAGAAGATGGAGGAAAAAGAATAAAAAAGTGTTACAGGCGGGTAGCCTGAAAAGATTAATATGCTTGTCAATATAGAGAAGAGATTAAAAATAGAATCATTAATAAAGCACTTAATTGCCTATTAGGCAACAGGTGCTTTTTATTTTATAAATTTCAATAGAACTTGCGTTTGTTCCAGGAATGGCAAGGTAAGAAACTAAACTTTAATTAACAAGCACTGAACTCAACCGTACAGATCGGCAAGCAAGGAGCGGATGTTTCAAGAGCGTTTATGGATGATTTTTGATGGAGCCTTCATACTGGTCTTAATGTGGCGTTTGCGGTGGGGATGGTGATGTGGGGTCTTATTTAAGGAAGGTTAGCGGGGATAAGAGCGAGTATTTGAGTATGATAGCGAAGAGTGGCAATGAGGGAAAGAATGCCGAGAAATTATATAAAAAAAGAAGTAGCTTGAAAAGGTTCTCGGACAAAAGCAGAAAATTAAGCACCTAAGAATAAATGGTAATATGATTTGTCCTACTTGTGGAAAAGACATTCCAGATAGTATTACCATTAACACTAAAAATGGACCCGTAAAAAGAATTGGATATGACTTAGACCACTATCCAGATACTTGGGCAGAAAGAATTGTAAGTATGAAAGCAGGAGAAATTCAACCAAATAGAAAAGAAGTGTTAGATGAGTACAATAGTCGATTAAGAGTTCAATGTCATGAATGTAATATAAGCCATGCATTCGAAGGAATAGAAGGAACTTATAAAGGAGCAAAAAAAGATGACTAACTATGGAGAACTTTATTACGATCATTACAATAAATATTTAGGCAATTCAGTTGATCGAGAAGTCTTTCGAAATAATGAAGAAATGCCTAGTATACAGGTTTTAAAATACGAAAATGTATTTGAGGAATGTTTAGTTTATAATACACTTGGATTAAGCAAATATGATGAAATAGTAGGTGACAATGTAGAAGTTTCTATAGTAGTTGATGGAGCCTTTAATAGTACAGGTTATATTCTTGCTAATGCACTATTTTACTGTATTGGGCAACAAATAGAGATTGGGAGAGGAGTAGCGATAAGCGGAATAGAAAATATCGATAAAAAGTTTGTTGAAAAATATAGTAAAAGCGCACTTTACTTTACTGACCCATTTGCTTTTCCTGAGGAATATAACACGGTTCGCACTGAGAACAATGACAGAGATGGTAGAATGCTGTTAGCATTTTTTATTTCTCAATCGGAATATGAATATTTCGTAGAGCATGGAACAGAGAAGTTTGAGGATATGTTGGAAGAAAGGGACTAATTTTGACGAAGAGTTATGGTTTGCGTCATATAGTGATGAAGTTTTAGATAATCCTAAGGACGAGAATGGAAAACCTTTTACAGGCTTAGCTTATGAATTATATGATAATGGTAATTTAATATACTATACCTATTATGTTAGGGGTTTTATTGAAGGCGAGTTAGTGGAATTTTATAAGAATGGGAATTTAAAGTCAGTGAAAGTTTTAATTCATGGACAAAGTAATGGTACAGAAAGAGTCTGGTACGAAAGTGGAGATATAAAATTTGAAGGAGAATACAAATTTGGTTTAGCGCTTCAGTATACAGAATGGGATACAAAAGGTTGTATAATAAAGCAAAAACTTT
This window encodes:
- a CDS encoding Ig-like domain-containing protein: MGNSKRKLGSIFTFLLAFVLVVSTWTALPAAAAETADAGETLTGGTTIEESFADGENVKWFTFTPSAEDTKNFTHYEFTLNSTEEMNVSVYSSLDKANADDTFDQYRSYSYTESPAVIHFPLAWVGSYYVKVEYYPYYEEEELGQEELPEGEEELGQEELPEGEEVEPVEVDTSFTLKAKGTTLAPSTDIESAEECPVELSTSEQKDGLAILKDLREIRDSILSQTEEGKKLSSLYYKVAPFLSAKIIFDDQLRSDVLKNLRQLKPIYTELLKNGTSSTYTFTSADVKAINSLYKYTYDAAPDALKEQLKKTESKIKISNLEDKTLSSVFSKLGASTTAISNKNTSNKYIVKLKAGKSLSTFKRSAQSTQSETIENLNTSDKIADDLYVIDLGSEVKANGYSAQAKNSIVNSVKKSSAVEYVEQIQTYKALGTTSDVSSPYQWSLSNTGQTQGTSGADIQFGPLHSLLHAAKPSETVIAVVDTGVDSTLADLNNVLATEGYNYIGNNNNALDDNGHGTHVSGIIAAGMDNGYSISGIHSNAKILPVKVLDASGYGDTEQIAKGIKYAVDKGAKVINLSLGGTYSRTLEYMLQYAYKHNVTIVAATGNDGYEELGYPASSKYATSVGATNDMDLVSDYSNYGIGTDLVAPGTNIPSLVPNGNVTYFSGTSMATPHVAAAAGLLLSLNNNLKPAEVEKILTETAKDVAFEEQDNPYKFEETFVEITEDGEVIYEEGDSLPPGYDYVTGWGRLDAYGAYSALLLKATVGDIYNSSYAIKGTAESGTAVSVKIGKEVKKATADKKGNYKIEIPIQKAEGLLEVAFEKTVNGVKAKATIRTSVLEDTTPPNAPKVNKVGDNDTKVTGTAEEYATITVKANKKTIGTAKADNAGKFSVKIAKQKQGTKLSVTATDGAKLTGKAASVTVGDSTPPAAPTVTGTISDKSTKVEGKAEANASIDIKDGKKAVASGKANSKGAYSITIKKQKAGTKLSITATDKAGNTSKAKAVTVADKTAPSAPTVSGTIGDNSTKVTGKAEANASIEIKDGKKKIASGKADSKGAYSIKIGKQKAGVKLSITAKDKAGNISKAKTVTVADKTAPSAPKVNNVTTVTTKVTGSTEANATVTIKVNNKVLATGKADKKGSYSITIKKQKEKTVLAVTATDKAGNISKVTEKKVAKAK
- a CDS encoding glycoside hydrolase domain-containing protein produces the protein MARGFDCATKLNITTASALKKAGFAYTARYLGNSWKTFDAAEARAIRNAGLKLVSIFQKSANRSSYFTEEQGRQDGRDAVKAAQNVGQPAGTAIYFAVDFDAGKSAIPHILAYFNGVRKTFHTYKLGIYGSYTVMLAVKGLADYYWQTYAWSYGKVADFIHMHQYENNIKVAGVLIDRNDIRKNPGDWGWTIKESEVPIFEVKTETGAYMTAADAKQGKNKKGIIKKGSYFLFNQSAGMVNVTKQKGVPGSWINPEASEGAKYHIVIKGESLTKIAQKYGTSLKALQKLNPQIKNIHLIYPNQKIQVK
- a CDS encoding YkvA family protein yields the protein MEKNKEELEVKLEDAGKHFSEEKFWGKLTKFAKKAGASVVYAVLLLYFTLKKPDVPVRAKTTIIGALGYFILPVDLIPDMAVGIGFTDDLGALGIALIQVAMYIDEDTKQKAKQKLANWFGDNVSTQEIDAKIGG
- a CDS encoding deaminase domain-containing protein, with protein sequence MKILDASSLQDAMEQRAKHYDKLRDQFTSLKRAFQEMIDLDDFEGKGAEAIKGFYQGQIEVVEAWQRLFDRQIAFFEGVSGKLEDKDLGSNSRVETAFLEEDLAQKERQADEMITEQRRALENIFRDIDDLVPLHPFSRSQFDDLMMDASKKRTKTIDAVEEADQELKDEYMSSEGEEAYAIQLFSALLGATKQGSSISPIQFDAEAYHQSDIYKLKGEAEEATISYLTYKQQEQEAREIAERPAVEKVWDGVKTFVGEFTGYYDYKRAVEGVDPVTGEKMSTAQRIAAGGMALAGFIPIVGWAGRAVKGGKGIYSAAKGINAAENAMSTYKSVQAFSTLEKTEMGIYGLLSANGLSEYTTGKDMFGNELTAEQRQASLTQSIFAGLPFVPGMAKEAGKLGQQALNSTVQIGKQGADVSRAFMDDLGRSLNTGPNVAFAGGGGDVGSYLKAESRADGVGKVSGDKESYLSMLSGGSGDVVKGTGKVYPTRQIDSVTEAHIIDRLKELRGNLSSKYKKSGNFALAEVDVNSLNKKEFYASSKIDEFKGDLEEKVPEISLKPNEPIFEASLAPGKDGKPFMRDSDTEYKILNDIALKLGDDVNATGKIKLFTELDTCDSCSKVIAEFANKYKNIELEVIHNNGERLKP
- a CDS encoding Imm3 family immunity protein yields the protein MEDWEYNEIFEAINEDYNDYLKLNRGHEYAIARTVNDYINLGKIEDFIVDTAIGEILLSKNKVFIGYVEGITKRLSMFKELDATSELTHEENADLTNRIEKVLDGLSKVEIDYNPYSE
- a CDS encoding antitoxin YezG family protein yields the protein MEQRLNDLYRKIAETVNEMIPEQWERFYYYAQISEDGGGTYFFYQPSTNPRLNVYSLEIPFKYQVDEKSFKLNKRKLFSLSEEMREVFKNEEQELWYSFTLKLESTGQLNVHFDYTDWFDTEYSFSDQMIIWKNKYLGEVPDNENNKAIIDKYYFEFPNDPI
- a CDS encoding AHH domain-containing protein, giving the protein MAKEAGKLGQQALNSTVQIGKQGADVSRAFMDDLGRSLNTGPNVAFAGGVGDVNSYLKAESRADGVGMVSGDKESYLSMLSGGSGDVVKGTGKTVSDYFDDIIVNGKVDANKMNKLKNAIQNNTFSVDELTEIRKRMSELGITKEYDEALIKMDFGKYLRGLIGDPPSAMINPHAHHILFKKGLGQKQQELVREGQEILRRYGIDPIIGEENLVWAPNAVVGQHSLDALEEVVNRLRAVESEGGDLDDIVETLEELGVLASRR
- a CDS encoding ankyrin repeat domain-containing protein, which codes for MEQKSINKAIRNAIKMGDINEVKQLIGDDNEILNAMTSFGTWLHVAAKRGHLEIVEYLISKGIDIDAKGGTFDASALNLAAGEGHMEIVKYLIENGAELDVSLAKRNPLFGAIYGGHKEVAEFLVEKGIDISIRYTGENIKNMDAYEYARQFGQTEIAEYLKQKMEEKE
- a CDS encoding GH-E family nuclease, producing MICPTCGKDIPDSITINTKNGPVKRIGYDLDHYPDTWAERIVSMKAGEIQPNRKEVLDEYNSRLRVQCHECNISHAFEGIEGTYKGAKKDD
- a CDS encoding suppressor of fused domain protein; translated protein: MTNYGELYYDHYNKYLGNSVDREVFRNNEEMPSIQVLKYENVFEECLVYNTLGLSKYDEIVGDNVEVSIVVDGAFNSTGYILANALFYCIGQQIEIGRGVAISGIENIDKKFVEKYSKSALYFTDPFAFPEEYNTVRTENNDRDGRMLLAFFISQSEYEYFVEHGTEKFEDMLEERD
- a CDS encoding toxin-antitoxin system YwqK family antitoxin, translating into MEQRSLRICWKKGTNFDEELWFASYSDEVLDNPKDENGKPFTGLAYELYDNGNLIYYTYYVRGFIEGELVEFYKNGNLKSVKVLIHGQSNGTERVWYESGDIKFEGEYKFGLALQYTEWDTKGCIIKQKLSPIETDLKLIQSFTKND